Genomic segment of Nostoc sp. TCL240-02:
GAGTTCCCATCTTCTAAATGTTCTGAACAGAGACTTTTTGCTCGAAATCATAACATATTCACAACACCAGCATTTCTTTACACCATAATTTAGTCTTCCAGGTGTAGCTGATAGTAGCCTATCTTTATTCCCACTCCATGCTTTCAGGAAGCTTCTTATTGAAAAAGCGATCCATGCACCGCTCCGCTAAAGCCGCGATGGTTAGCGATGGGTTAGTACAGGCAGTCGAACCAGGAATCAGAGAACCATCTACAACAAACAAATTAGAATAACCGTGGACTTTACCATAAGTGTTGCATACAGCACCCATAGTTGCACCACCAAGAGGATGCGCTGTCGCACTAAAGTCAAGTGGTGCGCCAAAAGTAGTACCATTAGCTTGATTTAGCCGTTGGTAAGTATACTGATTAGCCTGGGTAATTTTCTGATTATTGGCTGAGTCTTTCGGCCAGAACAGATTAGCTGATTGCGTAGAAGTATTGTAAGTCAGATAGCCCTCTGGCTTGGCGATCGCTAGGCTAATAGGAGCTAAGACACCTTGGGGAACTATGGGAAAAGGAAGCTGCTCAATGACTAATGGCGTGATGGGATTGTCCAAGTCTTCAATTACTACCGATGCTGGCCCGCCCAGTGTGGCATTAGTTTGACCAGAAGTAACGATCGCACTCACCGCATCACCGTTAGTTCCCCACAATTTTCCAACTTGATTGTTCAGGCGACCCAATGTCCCATTGTGCTTGGCACGTAAAAGCAATTCAGTAGTGCCAATAGAACCGGCTGCTAAAAACAGATAACGACAGATAAAGGATTTTTTAGCCAGCACAACTCCCCGCTCATTGATTTGATTGCAGGTAACTCGGAAACGCCCAGCATGGCATTCTTCGATCGTGTTGACTACGTGTAGGGGTCGAATTTCTACCTTTTTAGTAGCTTCTGCCATGCTGAGATAATTTCGATCTAAGCTATTTTTCGCACCACTATTAAGACCATAGTAAACTTGACCTGCGATCGCCGAAGGAACTTTCTTACCCACAATTTCTTGCCGAACGATATCCCAATCAACAGCGACATCAAGTTTGCGACCTTTTAAACCAGCTTTGGCTGCTTGCTCTAATAAAATACGGCTGGCTAAATAGTAGTCAGTTTTTAGAATATCATCCGGTATGGGAGATGGTTTGAGGACGGAACGCACCCTTGGATAGTAAACTTTATCCAGTTCCTCATATTTGATACTGCGTGGAAAGACTTGATAAAAAAGTTCTTTAGTTGGCTGATAACTGACAGCATTGTAAACTAGCGAACCCCCTCCCACCCCTGCTCCACGATAAGCAATAATCCCATCGCCTACCTTAACATCCAGGACACCAGTATAAATATCAATTGGAACTTGGTTGAATATAACTGTAGTCGGACTTAACCAAGTAGACCGACCATCTGGGTTTTGATATGTGGAGAAAGTATTACCTGCATTGGTTATTGGCCATCGTCGTCCCCGTTCCAATACTATGGTTTTAATTCCAGCTTCACCAAGGCGCAATGCTGCAACTGCTCCACCAAAACCGCTACCAATCACCAGCGCTTCTACACATTCTTCACCACGATAAGTTGCAGAAGCAATCTTAGACACGCCTATACTTGCAGTTGCTGCCAGTGTTGCCCGAATAAATTGACGACGTTTAATTACGCCTGACATACTTGATTTCCTGTACGAGTTGATTATGCACCGACACGTTGACATACCAGTTGAAATAACTAGCTGTAATTGATGTCTTTAAGGAATTACAGAAGTAACTTAAAAATCTCGACCACCTGGTTATGGCAACTTCTGTTACATTCGTTGCACAATCCCAAAAATATCAGTATCAAAAATAGTTGATCTGCCAAATTGCCAAAAACTTGTTTTTGTGTATTTAAAGACTTCCAAATAAACAAATATTCAACTACTGATTGCGGGGTAGCTGTTTCACCTGCCTGTAACACTTCACGCTATTCTTAATCAAGCGTCAGCGAACTTTAAAAAGCATGGGTGGCAAATTAATTGTATTTGAAGGGGTGGAAGGCTGCGGCAAAACCAGCCAAATGCAGCTTTGTTCTCAGTGGTTGGAAAATCTAGGTGTTTCTGTGGTGGTAACTCGTGAACCAGGCGGAACAGAGTTAGGCTTACATCTTCGCCGCTTACTACTAGAGAAAGCAGAGGATAAACCAGTTGCAGAAGTAACAGAACTTTTATTGTATGCTGCTGACCGATCGCAACACGTGGAACAAGAACTTAAACCAAATCTCGCAGCAGGGAAATATATTTTATGCGATCGCTACACTGACTCTACCATTGCCTACCAAGGATATGGTCGCGGTTTGAATATGAGTTTAATCAATCAGCTTAACTATATTGCCACTGCTGGTTTAGAGAGTGACTTAACTATTTGGCTAGATGTCAATGTTGAAGTAGGACTAGCCCGCAAACGGGGAGATGGAATAGGATTAGACCGCATTGAACAAGAAACTATCGCTTTTCATCGGCGCGTTCAGCAAGGATACGCAGAGTTAGCAGCATCCTATCCTTCAAGAATTATGCGGGTAGATGGCAGCTTGAGTAAAGAAGCTGTGCAACAAGTAATTCAAGGAATTCTGCGCGTACACCTGAAGGAATTGCCATAGGTATGTCTCAACTTTTGAAGGCAAAATTCTTTTAACAGTTTACTTAACTGTCTTAACTGTCCTTGCATCCTTGCTTTTAGCCTGAGAATATAAAAGACGTGGCATTTTCCAATTCCACACCCGAATCTAAAACCATTGCATTGCTCACAAAAACGTTGGCGCAGACTGCCGCAGGCATCGTTATCTTCAGGGGTCTAACAAACCCACTACACTGAAACGAAGCTTAATTTGCCATTTATATATTTCAATAAAAGCTTGGGAGGAAGAGTTTGTATGAAATTTAAGTCTATTTCCATAGGTATTGGTTTAAGCATTCTTAGTTTTTCAGTTAGTTCATTCCCACGGACTGTATTCAATTCACCACGAGTCCTTGCCCAAGAAGTTAGTTCTTCATGTCCTTTACAATCTGATATTGCCGTTACCTTCCTAAATTCTAAATGTGAGGAAGTCAAACTAGAGGAGCCTAAGACTTTTTATCGTTACTATAGTAGCAGTGAGAATAGATATGGTAGGTATTTAACAACTGATAAATACGAAACAAATGTAGAAGTAATTAGGAATTTAGCTCTCAATCAATCATGGGGCAATAAAGCCACTATGATCCAACCAGTTACTTTGCCGGCAGGAACGACAGTTTATCAAGGTATTGTTGCCCCTCAAACCCCCACTCAATGCTATCCTGGCGGTGGTCAACAGACTTTTATTAAAGATACAAGAGATCCAAATATTAAGTGGTCTGAGGGAGAAAATATCATCAAAAAAGATTTTAGTTGTCCGTAAAAATCATGGAAACAAAAACAGAAGAATTTATCAAATTGCTCAATAATGCTCTTGAGATAGCCGAGCAGATTCGTAGAGAGAAACAACCAGAATTTAAACATTCAGAGCGTTTAAATAATCTGATCGGTGCCCTAGAATCTATTAAAAGTAAGACGCTGATTGGTAAACTGGAAGCATCAGGAGGAATCTCAACCCTTGGGCTGGCTCGTGAAGTGGCTGATTGGATTGAGCCGTTAGATTCGCCATTATTAAAAGCTGTAGGTACGATAGAGGAATATTACCAAAAATATCTCTAAATACTACAGGTTTAATAAGTAAAGCGGATCGCTCTTTAGCCCAATGTCAACTCAGCTATCGATATTCTTGCATATCAAGCTCTCTTTTTAAAACCTCATATTCATCAATCAGAATATAAAAAAAAGCGATCGTATCCTTAAACTAAGAAGAAGCGATCGCTAATTTTTTAACTACCAAATAGAGATTAAGCAGCAACAGGTTCTAACAATTTGATGTCAGAGAAGATAAATTCCTGAATAGATATTTGTCCTGCTGTCTCGGTACGAATCTCCCGACGATTTAGGATAAAATAATCACCAACTTTTTCATATTCATCGACAAATTCGCTTCTGCCGCCCTTTTGTTCCCCAGTTTTGGGGTCATGGTAAACAGAGTCATAGCGGTGAGACAAGTAGCCTTCTCCGGTGTCGTGGCTGCTGAAGGTGTCAATTGTCACAAAAGTACCGTGGATTAGACGGTGAACATGACACACTTCATTATTGCGGACTTTGTATTTATCACCCTCAGCCTTACCACCCATTAAAAGCTCAATCGCACCAGTTTCATCAGTTTTACCATAGGTAAAGGTATTGGCGCTGTGGGTGTCTTCAAAGCTGCGGCGGACGCGGTGAATTGCTATCTCCCATGCTTGCCCATGAATTGCTTGCTTGGCTGCCTCGTCATCTACACCCAAAACTTCGGCTTTGAGATTGGGGCTGATGCGAACTTGACCTGTGAATACTTTATCATCTTGCTTATAGGTAATATTTGCGGTATAACCGGGGAAATTCTTGTCCCAAGTATAGCGGTTCTCATAAGCAGCCCGGAAAAGTTCCTGAGCAGAGAGTTGTGTAACTGTCATGTGCTTCTCCTAGTCGCTACTGTAAATTAGCGTTTTAGTTTCCTTGGTATTAGCATAGAAGTAATTGTTGAGGCTTGGATAGTCCCCAACTGGGTACACTTATGCTTATGGTTAATTCTCTCCACGCCATATTTCATGCGATCGCTAATGTCCGAAATGAGCAAGAATTAAGACTAGCTCTCACGGATAAAATTGGTGAGCATTTTGGTGTGCAAAATTGGGGTATTTATCTCCTAGACGATCAGCCAACGGCCCAAATCGATGTTCAGGGTATTCCGGCAGTATGCTTAGAAAGCAATCCAGTCGGGCGCTACGTGGTTGAGCGTCACGCTCCCGCCCATGAGCAGTTATTATTATCACCAGGAGACTGGAAGCATTTTTGCTCGCGTTCTGATCACGAACACGTAATGACTGGGCCAATTGTTTGCGATGGCCGTCTTGTAGGAACACTTAACTTGGCTCGTGATAAGGGAAATCCTGCTTTTAATGGCAACGATTTAGCCGATCTGAGTGCATTATGTATCCATTTATCAGCAAAAATGGCGACTCTACGGACGACAAAACCACAAATATCCAATTCCCTTTTAATAAATCCTCTAACAGCGCGTGAGTTAGAAATTGCCGAGTTAGTGGCACAGGGGTTAACAAACGCAGAAATTGGGGAAAAACTTTGGATTACGCAAAATTCTGTCAAACAAGCTTTGAAGAGGATGTTTCGTAAGTTGAAGGTTTCGGCGCGTGCAGAAATGGTGGCAAAGCTGCAAGATATCAAAGTTTCTTAGAGGAGGTAGGAGGCAGTTTCCTCTCCTCCTTGCTCTTTACTCTATATAATTTTGCAATGTGTTTAGTGTCTCAACTATCTAGTTAACATTTACAACAGTTTCCACATTCATAGACTACGCCACATCTTGCTTCCTACCCTAGCTGTAGTCTATGGGTTTAAAATTGGCTGTAAGGTTAAATTATTTTTGTTGCAATCAATTTTTTAACTATTTTCTTAACTGTCTTATCTGTCATTGCGTTTTGTTGGCGATGACGGCAAAATACAACGTGACAGTAAAATTTATTTGTCAAAAATGCAATTATTTCAATAGACTTGATTCTTTTTAGGGAGAAAAATTAGTGAGTTCGTTAGAGCAAAAACATACCTATATATTAACACAAGATAAGGGTATTAAACTGTCTGGTAATCCCATTCAAACTGAAAAATTTTTTATTCAAAATACCCTACGAGATGGAGGGAAAATCCGCTTCAAAATTCGTTATTCTGCCGAACTACAGGGTTTTTGCCTGCTGGAAGTTTTTCTGCTCAAAGCACACAACAGAACACAAACTGCTAGCATGACTATTCCCAACGGTGGCTCGACAGCTACTGTTCAAGAACAAGAACAAGAATTTGGTATTTGGGAGCCAGGAGATTATTACTTCTTTTTCAAAATGTCTTCCAATAATGGCTCTTTTTTTATCGAGGATTATCAACTTTATTGGTCAGCTAGTTAATTAGTTTAAAATCTTTTCCAGCCGCCATAATTTAAAAATGTAGATAGTTCTTGGTGTTGCTAATTCAAGATAAAAAAGCTCACGCTCCAGATAAATCTGAGCAAATAAAAACTCCGCCCAGAATTTCGGTAGGCATAGAAGTGTGGGAAAAAATGTACCTGATAGTTTTTTCAAGCACGTTTTTGCAATGATTTATATTCAAATTCAGCAACACCTAGTTGTTTTTTAAAGTAAGCGCGGTAGAGTTGGCAACGCGGTAAGATGCGATCGCCTTCATAAGTGATTAATCCCAAGCTTTCCAGTTTATGAGCGTCAATGGGATTCAAAGAAATGCTTTGCTTTGAGCTAACAACTTCAATATATGCTTTTACCAAACTAGAATTTTCTTGCAGAATTGCCCAGTGTCGCCATAAATGATAACGGTAGATACCGCCGTTAGCGATCGCCTCATACATTACTTCCTCTAAGGTGATTCCTTGACAGCATATATAATACAGAGCAATCCGAATTAGCGCTGGATGTCCCCCCACCAGAGACATCAGTTGCGTAACCTCGTTGTGAGAAGTCCAGTCTAGCCCATGCCGTTGGGCCAAATACTCTACTTGATACTTAGTAAATTCTGGCAGACGGATCGGTAGTCCAATGTTAAATGGGGAACGGTTGATATCTAGAGAGACGTAAACTTCTGTAGAATAAACCACCAGTAGCCTAAGCTTCTGCAAGTTAGCATCTTGTCGTGCTTCTTCATACCAAGAGCGTAACAAACCAAAGAACTCCTGAGCAATTTGAGGATATTCAAAAAAGTGGTCAACCTCATTTAACACTAAAACCACTGGACTTTTACTCTGCTTCAGCAAGTATGATTGTAAGTATAAACTGCAACTTAACTTACAGCCTATTTCCTCATCCCAGTTTTCATCTAGCTTAGGGTCTATGCCTAATTCTGTTGCAATTTGCCAGCAAAAAGAACGCAAAAACTTGTTTAAGTCTGTCAGACAGGTTGCATCCATTTGCTTGCAATTCAGGTTCACAGCACGATAACCTTGCATCTGGGCAAAAGCCAATAACCGCAACACAAGAGAAGTTTTTCCCATCTCTCTTGGCGCTCGAATTCGGATCACACAGCCTGGTTGAATTATTTCTCGATAAACTAATTCTTCAATGGGAGGACGTTCGACATAGAAGGGGGAATCTAGAGCTACGGGGCCATCTGGGTATGACCAAAGATTTTCGAGTTGATTATGGTGCTGAGTAACAAATGATTCTAAGGATAAAGGCGGAGATAATTTCTTTTCTCCTGTATCTAAACTCGACAATTGAGTTGGAGAGACTACAGTAGTATTCGGTTCACTCAAAATTGTGTAGTCTTCCCTGTGTAATTCTAGGTTAAAGGCGGTAAAGCACAATTTTAAGGTTTTTTGATCCACGCCTGTATTCAACGACCATAATCGGTTCAGGGTTTTGGTTGAAACATTCATGCGATCGCCTAAATCTTCTAGAGTGAAGTGATTGCCATTGTTTTGAACCTTTTCCATAGCCAGAATCGCCGCTTGTAAACGCTTCAATCCAGCGATCGTTAGGACAATTCCCCGCTTTCGCGTACTCTTAGATTGCTTCATATTGCTAATTATCTATCTGTTTTTTTCTTTACTGCCTTAGCTCTCTCCTCATTGTTTCATGTTTTAAAACAGTTATTCAACAGTTACTTAACTGTTATTAAGTTACTCAATAGTTAGTAAAAAAATATACTTGATTATCTTATGAAAGTTAGATAGGTGGGTATAAACAAACATAACTTTTTCTTTCCCCTACGGTAAGCTGCTGATGCTTGTGCATCAAGTGTTTTTTACTACTTGCAAATAATAAATGACTTGCCTTAATAGTTCACTTTATTTGTGCAAACTGCCTAGATATTACTTAAAGTTATTTCTTATTTAGTATTGATATGGATTTTGGAGCGCAAATCCATCCCAATTCTTATCGGGTTTTGGGGAAAAGGAGGAAAGAAAAAACCTTTACTCTTTAACATTTTCCTCGAACCCACTTCCAAGTTGAAAATGCTTTACCCCACCGAAGCAGTATTGAGTGAGATCCATCCAATAAAGTGTAATATGCTGGCGATATCTACGATCGGCTACGCCACCTACGCTTCTCAACATTAGCAATTCTTTTTTAGATGTAACATGCAGTAGGGGCGTACAGCTAGCTGTACGCCCCTACTAAAGACCTATATTTTATGCACCTGAAAAACGCTACAATCTTTTACAAGCAAGGGTAAAGGCGTTATCCAAGTATTAGAATTCGTTATTTAAGGGCATTAGGGGGATTTAAAAGTGCCTAAAGTTACAGTGAAACACTTTTCAAACGACCTCTTAGCGTCGAACTTGGTTAGAGATATTTTTGCCTGTCTGTGCTGCACTGTTCCCTACATCATTAGCAGTTTCCTGAGCCCCCTCTACATACCCAGAACCAAATTGTTTAAAGGCTTCTGCTGACTGTTCTCCAATCTTTTGAAGTCGTTCACCAGGAGAACCTTCTGTTTCACGAGCGTCTTTATACCACTCCCCTACTGTTTTCGGTCTTTGAGAATCATCTTGCTGTATCTGTTCGCTAACTCTCTCCTTTAAGGCTTTGTCATTCTGCCCATAAGTAACATTCGTCGTCAGCACTAAAAAACCAACTAGGACAACAGCCAAAAAACGTGTTACCTGAAGTCCTTTAAGCACAGAACTGATGTGACCAATTTTTCTAGAAATCAAATTTATCATGCCAATTAGCTTGTTTTTTGAGTACAAATAAACATTAACTATAAAAGGGTAATTATCCTTCTAACAAAAGGCATATCTCAGTTATAAAAAAGAAATACTTTTTAAACCTTGGGGAGGAGGTGGTTTGTGAGATAAATAGATATTTGCATTCATTTATGTGCAAGAGCAACGAGCAATACTGCCTTTCCCTAGATAGTCCATCGCTGAATAAATTAAACTGTTATGAGAAATATGATAAAGGGCTACACTTCACTATTATCAAGTCTTGTCAATCTAATCAGTAAAATTATGATGCTAAAAAAATCCCACAATTCCAAGTGAATATAGCTTATAAAAACTCAGTAGATTTGGTTGATATTGCTATTCTAAAAATCTCATTATTTTGGTATTTAAGTTTATCAAAAATTGCCTCAAGATTACAAGTATTAGTGTGATATTATTTGAACCAATTAAGTCAATATTTTCAAGGCTACTTTGGAGGATAATATGTCAATTAAACCTCATCATATTGAAACCTAGAGTTTTTTAAAAGATATATTTATGTAGGTTAGGTGGAGTGAAACACAACCCAATATTACCACCTTATTTATGTTGGGTTATGCTATCGCTGTACCCAACCTACAAAACTTTGGAGGATAATATATGTCAATTATCTGGTGAAAATCAACGAAAACCTTTAAATATCAGCCCTGAACTAGAAGAAATTGCTAAACTAATCTATTTGCTCTAGGATATTTAGTCACGCTTCGAAGACCATTGTAAACAATTGATCGCGTGATAAAACAGTTGGGATTACCATAAATTTCCATAATTCATCCTAAAAAAGTATTTAAATGCTCAATAACAGCTTTTTTAGGAGTCTTAATCTTTGTTTATAAATCATGCTTAAGATTCCTTCGGTTGGCAAATGTAGCACTAAATACATTTTTAATGCTACATTTGGTTTTTAATACAGATAGAGTTTAAAAAAACATATATCTTTAGTTATAAAAATTATCTATCTAAAGAGATGGATAATTCCTAAATAGCTACTCAGAACAATCAATAGTCACAGAACTTTTAGGCTAGAGATATTATTTGTCTGATTGAGTGGATTTATACCGTAATCCCTAGATATTTGAAGGGCTTGCAGAGGACAAATTAATCCACATTTTTTCCTCAATACGAGAACTGCTTTAGCTGGAAAGCCAAAGGATGAAATACTGGATCAGGAAATTAGCAATCTTTATAGTATTACTGTATAACTTGTTCATCTGTAGTGATTATGCAGGAGCAAATCAACTTTCAAATATTGATGTACAGCAAGTAAATGCACTTCCAGTAGTTGAAAATTTAGCAAATACTGACAACGATATTACTAAGAGTAGAAAGGGAAATTTTTGCCGATTTAATAAGGTTGTCAAAGGGATAAATAAAGTAGAGGGACTCTTCACACTTTATTGCACTGATAATTCTGGAAAAATTTACTTAGAAATTAAACCAGAACAGCTAAATAAAAACTACCTAGCTATAGTGACATTAGAATCGGGCGTTGGGGAAAGTGGAATTTATAGTGGATTACCTCTTTCTGATTTTATCTTTTGCTTCCAACGAGTAAACAATAGATTGCACTTTGTGGTGCGGAATATAAAATTTCGTGCAGAAAGTAGTCCAGAACAGCGATCGCTTGCTCGTTCGTTTAGCGACTCTGTTCTTTATTCACTCGAAATAGCCAATATCGATCCACAGAATGAAAATATTCTGATCAACTTGAATGAACTGCTAATGCAGGATTTACCTGGATTAACTACCATTTTGAAATACTCTTTGCAGGCTGATTACCGCTTGGATGCACACAAGTCATATTTTGGTGATGTTAACAGCTTCTCAGAAAATATAGAGATTGATTCTATTTACGGTTTTTCATCATTAGAAGGAGCAAATTTAGTTACCGTACCTGATAGTAGGGCGCTCACTCTCAAGGTACACTATAGTTTTTCTCAACTTAGAGAAACCAATGATTATATTCCCAGACTTGCTGATGATAGAGTGGGATATTTTATTACTGCTTTTCAAGATTTATCTAATAAGAATCCTCATGAATCATTTGTACGTTACATCAATCGTTGGCATCTAGAGCGATCCGATCCGAATGCTCTCTTATCTCCACCTAAAAAGCCAATTGTGTATTGGATTGAAAATGCTGTGCCACTAGAGTACCGCGATGCGATTCGTGAAGGCGTTTTGATGTGGAACAAAGCATTTGAAAAAGCTGGATTTCAAAATGCTATTGAAGTACAGCAAATGCCAGATGATGCTGATTGGCAACCCGCAGATGTACATTACAATACTATTCGCTGGTTCAACTCTTTGGATGCA
This window contains:
- a CDS encoding LuxR C-terminal-related transcriptional regulator, whose translation is MVNSLHAIFHAIANVRNEQELRLALTDKIGEHFGVQNWGIYLLDDQPTAQIDVQGIPAVCLESNPVGRYVVERHAPAHEQLLLSPGDWKHFCSRSDHEHVMTGPIVCDGRLVGTLNLARDKGNPAFNGNDLADLSALCIHLSAKMATLRTTKPQISNSLLINPLTARELEIAELVAQGLTNAEIGEKLWITQNSVKQALKRMFRKLKVSARAEMVAKLQDIKVS
- a CDS encoding DUF3386 domain-containing protein, with translation MTVTQLSAQELFRAAYENRYTWDKNFPGYTANITYKQDDKVFTGQVRISPNLKAEVLGVDDEAAKQAIHGQAWEIAIHRVRRSFEDTHSANTFTYGKTDETGAIELLMGGKAEGDKYKVRNNEVCHVHRLIHGTFVTIDTFSSHDTGEGYLSHRYDSVYHDPKTGEQKGGRSEFVDEYEKVGDYFILNRREIRTETAGQISIQEFIFSDIKLLEPVAA
- a CDS encoding GMC oxidoreductase, encoding MSGVIKRRQFIRATLAATASIGVSKIASATYRGEECVEALVIGSGFGGAVAALRLGEAGIKTIVLERGRRWPITNAGNTFSTYQNPDGRSTWLSPTTVIFNQVPIDIYTGVLDVKVGDGIIAYRGAGVGGGSLVYNAVSYQPTKELFYQVFPRSIKYEELDKVYYPRVRSVLKPSPIPDDILKTDYYLASRILLEQAAKAGLKGRKLDVAVDWDIVRQEIVGKKVPSAIAGQVYYGLNSGAKNSLDRNYLSMAEATKKVEIRPLHVVNTIEECHAGRFRVTCNQINERGVVLAKKSFICRYLFLAAGSIGTTELLLRAKHNGTLGRLNNQVGKLWGTNGDAVSAIVTSGQTNATLGGPASVVIEDLDNPITPLVIEQLPFPIVPQGVLAPISLAIAKPEGYLTYNTSTQSANLFWPKDSANNQKITQANQYTYQRLNQANGTTFGAPLDFSATAHPLGGATMGAVCNTYGKVHGYSNLFVVDGSLIPGSTACTNPSLTIAALAERCMDRFFNKKLPESMEWE
- a CDS encoding AAA-like domain-containing protein, with the translated sequence MKQSKSTRKRGIVLTIAGLKRLQAAILAMEKVQNNGNHFTLEDLGDRMNVSTKTLNRLWSLNTGVDQKTLKLCFTAFNLELHREDYTILSEPNTTVVSPTQLSSLDTGEKKLSPPLSLESFVTQHHNQLENLWSYPDGPVALDSPFYVERPPIEELVYREIIQPGCVIRIRAPREMGKTSLVLRLLAFAQMQGYRAVNLNCKQMDATCLTDLNKFLRSFCWQIATELGIDPKLDENWDEEIGCKLSCSLYLQSYLLKQSKSPVVLVLNEVDHFFEYPQIAQEFFGLLRSWYEEARQDANLQKLRLLVVYSTEVYVSLDINRSPFNIGLPIRLPEFTKYQVEYLAQRHGLDWTSHNEVTQLMSLVGGHPALIRIALYYICCQGITLEEVMYEAIANGGIYRYHLWRHWAILQENSSLVKAYIEVVSSKQSISLNPIDAHKLESLGLITYEGDRILPRCQLYRAYFKKQLGVAEFEYKSLQKRA
- the tmk gene encoding dTMP kinase; this encodes MGGKLIVFEGVEGCGKTSQMQLCSQWLENLGVSVVVTREPGGTELGLHLRRLLLEKAEDKPVAEVTELLLYAADRSQHVEQELKPNLAAGKYILCDRYTDSTIAYQGYGRGLNMSLINQLNYIATAGLESDLTIWLDVNVEVGLARKRGDGIGLDRIEQETIAFHRRVQQGYAELAASYPSRIMRVDGSLSKEAVQQVIQGILRVHLKELP